Below is a window of Syngnathus acus chromosome 8, fSynAcu1.2, whole genome shotgun sequence DNA.
tttgtcattttcttaatttgaaaatacaaatgatagatttaaaatatttttatatcagtaattgttttaaaagtgaaacGTAATCAAATACAAGTTTGCAAAGCATTTGCGTAAAAACACCAATTCCCATGAATCTTTGCTGTTTCCATCTTGAACGTATTTCCGCATCTGCGCACTGAGGCGCACAAAGGCACGTTGATTGTAGGGGCGAAAAGCATGGCGGACGACAGCGAGGGAACCTCCAAGCTAAACACAGACGAAGAAAAACACGAAGAGTCGAGTGGTGACGATGATAACGACACTAATGACAACAGTGGAGAAAATCTTGAGGCGGTAAAGTCCTTCCGAGACTTGGTAGGTTTACCTGAAGCGAATTAAGAGACCGAACAATTTGTGTCCCGGATGACAGTAAACAGTCGTGTTCAGGATAGCTTTAAGTGAACGTTCTTTGGGAGTGCTCGTCCAAACTTGATGTCTGATAAAGTTAACCAATTATTACCTAATGTAAATCCaacattttacacatttaattaACATTCTTTTGATAGGGTGTCACCGACGTACTGTGCGAGGCTTGTGATCTGCTGGGATGGAAGACTCCAACAAAAATTCAGATTGAAGCTGTACCACTGGCCCTTCAAGGTGAAAGAAacatcacaaatatttttttgtctttttcctaACTACCAAATTACGTTATTCAATATTGTTGTGTATACtggttattttttaatctatcTTCTCTTTGATATTAAGGCAAAGATGTCATTGGCTTGGCTGAAACCGGTTCAGGAAAGACGGGTGCCTTTGCTCTGCCCATCCTCCAGTCACTGCTGGCCTCGCCCCAGCGGCTTCATACCCTTGTCCTCACTCCCACCAGAGAATTGGCTTTTCAGATCTCGGAGCAGTTTGAGGCCCTGGGTTCTAGCATTGGCGTCAAGTGTGGTAGGCGTCTCTGCAAAGGCCACAATTGTGCACAAAATCATAGACAATGATTATGTCTTAAACCgatgtttttgttgcagcTGTCGTAGTTGGAGGAATTGACATGATGTCTCAGTCTTTGGTGTTGGCCAAGAAACCACACATTGTCATTggtaagtcaagtcaaattatttttaaaaaaggcttTATGTGCCCAGAGTTTGTTTTGGAATAGAGCTGTCAAACTGTACTTTATTGAgaatcaataaatgtatttattaattgTTATAATGTCTAATACAAACATAATTTTGCAGCCACACCCGGTCGACTGATGGATCACTTGGAGAACACAAAGGGCTTCAACTTGAGAGCGCTCAAGTTCCTCGTCATGGATGAAGCAGACCGAATCCTCAACATGGACTTTGAGACTGAGGTGGGTCGTTAAACTTCTCCCGAAAgcagattttgttgttgttcaacaGTAATGCAAATACAGCTACTATTCATGTTTCTGTTGAAGTATTTCatcaagaggcccatgatgacataattttgctcattttaaCCAGGTGGATAAAATCTTGAAAGTGATTCCAAGGGAGAGGcgcacctttcttttctctgcAACCATGACCAAAAAGGTAACTATTCATTTACGGTCCACGTTGGCGAGTGATACGCAGTAGCCCACATCAACCATCCTTTTGATTGTCTACAGGTCCAGAAACTACAGAGAGCCGCACTGAAAGATCCAGTCAAGTGTGCCGTTTCTACCAAATACTCGACAGTAGAAAAGCTGCAGCAGTATTACGTCTTCATACCATCCAAGTACAAGGTAGTAGAGGTGTCAAAATGactattatattttattgcaaataaaattttaCAAGATTAATCGATGGACTAATCGatacaataaaaatactcGATTTAGTGACCGCCCTGCAAGGCACACTTGGTTTGTGTACACGACCTGTTTTTCTGTCACTCC
It encodes the following:
- the ddx47 gene encoding probable ATP-dependent RNA helicase DDX47 — its product is MADDSEGTSKLNTDEEKHEESSGDDDNDTNDNSGENLEAVKSFRDLGVTDVLCEACDLLGWKTPTKIQIEAVPLALQGKDVIGLAETGSGKTGAFALPILQSLLASPQRLHTLVLTPTRELAFQISEQFEALGSSIGVKCAVVVGGIDMMSQSLVLAKKPHIVIATPGRLMDHLENTKGFNLRALKFLVMDEADRILNMDFETEVDKILKVIPRERRTFLFSATMTKKVQKLQRAALKDPVKCAVSTKYSTVEKLQQYYVFIPSKYKDCYLVSILNELAGNSFIIFCGTCNNAQRVALLLRNLGITAIPLHGQMSQNKRLGSLNKFKAKSRSVLLATDVASRGLDIPHVDCVINYDIPTHSKDYIHRVGRTARAGRSGKSITFVTQYDVELFQRIENLIGKKLPAFPTHEEEVMMLVERVSEAQRFARLEMREHGEKRKRPKDRDGDEDDTEQASGVRKKVKGGSGVGRGGGKKRGGAAWRGGR